GATATCAAGGTTGAGCGTACTGTCAGCGGCGGCTTTCATGTTATTCAGGGTAACCGTGTTGCCGGTATTGCCGGAGGCGTTCAGGGTAACGGTGTTGCCATTGATCGTATAGGCGGCGATACGCGGGTCGCTGACGCCGATACGGCTGCCATAGAAGGTAAAGGTGTAGTTATAGTTGGTGTCCAGGCCGCTGAATTTCAGCGTTTGTTTATCGGTGGTGGTCCACCAGCTGCTGGTCATCGCGTTGTCGGGAAATACGCCGGAATTACTGCCGGAATTATATCCCTGGTTGTTGGTGTTGGTGCCGCCATTGATGTTCTGCCAGGGGGTCATCACCGTCATGCTGATGCCGGTGTTGCGGGCAGACTGGTCGATGAGGTTGGCGAATACATCGTTGAGCGCTGGTTTTTTATTGGTGTTGTTCCACGGAGAAGCCGCTACATAAGATCCTTCGGTGAAGTTAATGGAGAGCTTGTAGTTGGGATTGACCGCAGTCACGTTGATGGTGAATGTTTTGGTATCGGAGCCGCCGTTGCCGTCGGAGATGGTAACGGTGACAGGATAGCTGCCGTTGTCGCCATAGGTGGGCGCGAGTGCGATGGTAGCGTTGCCGCCGTTGGTAGTGAGAGTAGCGAAGGCCGGCAGGTTGGTCACGTTCCAGGTGAGCACGTCCGATGTGTTGGCATCGGTAGCGGTAATGTTGATGGTATTGGAACCTTTTTCTGCCAGGGCTACATTGGAGATGTTGCTGAGCACCGGCGGATAATTGTTTTCCACGATCAGCGTGAATGACCGGGTAACGGTGCCACCGTGTCCATCGGCTACGGTCACCTGTATCGGATAGGAGCCCAGATCAGCGATGGTAGGTGTGAAGGTAATGTTGCCGGTACCGTTGCCAGCTACCGCGAGCGCGCCGAATGCCGGCAGGTTGGCGGTGGTGATGGTCAGTACATCGCCGTCCGCATCGGTAGCGTTGATGGGCACATTGAGCTGTGCGTCAAAACGCATCTTCTTATCAGCGAGCGCCGCGAATACGGGTACAGTGTTGAGGGTGACGGCAGTGGCTTCATTGGAGAAATCACTGATGCCGCCTTCATTTTTCGCTTTTACCTTATAGAAGAAGGTGGTGTTGGCTGTGAGGGCGGTGTCGCTGTACACAGCGTATGCACTGTCACTGCGACCGATGGTGGTCAGCAGTACATAGTTGTTGTTGGTATTGGCGGAGCGGTAGATATCAAAGCCGGTTTCGTTGGCGGAGTTATCATTCCACTTCAGGTTGATAGTATTAGGAGATACCGCGGTGGCATTCAGGCCGGACGGTGCTGCCGGTTTGGCCGGCAGTGCCAGGGTAGTGGCTTTGATGTTGGTGTTTTCAAAAGCGCTGGCAGGTATTTCCTGTTTGGCGATGCCGGGGCCCGCCCAGCTGGCGTGCAGTTCCTGTCCGCCGGTTCCCTGGAAGTAGGTAACGTAGAACAGGTGTTTGCCTGCTGTCAGTGTTTTTTTGCTGGAAGCGCGTTCTGTGGTGCCTTGTACGTAGTTGTTGTTGACAAGCTGGTAGGTGGTGCCAAAGCCATCGATATACAGGCGGCTGCCGTCATCTGACGCAGTATAGAAGGTGTACTGGCCGGCGGTCGGTATATTGATATAGCCGGAATATTTGATGGCATAATTGGCGTCGCGGTTGCGCATGTCCAGGGTTACTGCCGAGGTGATGCCTGATTTTACCGGTGTTTCGGTGAACGCCGGTAAAGTGGAATAGCTGGGCGCTTCGTAGTAGTCGTACCTCAGGCCACTGATATCAGACAGGCTGGAACCGCCGTTACCATTACGGCTGATGGGCTGTACCTGATAGTAGTAGGTTGTTTGCGGCGCCAACAGGCTGTCCGTATAGGCGGTAACGTTAGCTTTGGTAGTGGCTATGATCTGGAAAGGACCTACCTGGCTTTCGGAGCGGTATATTTCAAATCCGGTTTCGTCGCTGCTGTTGTCTGTCCAGGTAACATTGATCTTGTTGAAAGATACGGCCATGGCCTTTACGTTGGTAGCAGGCGCAGGCGGATTGGCGATAGTCATCGTATCGGCGTAGGCAGAAGCCGGAATTTCCGTTCTGCTGATACCCGCTGCGGTGCTGCTCCAGAATACCTGCATGGCAGCGCTGCCACCTTGCTGGAAGAAGCTGATGGTGATGGGGTAGGAGCCTTTGTTCAGGCTGATGGTGCCGGTCACAGTAGTGGAGCCATGTAGACCATCGTTGTTGACAACGGTGGTATTGCCGATAAGCAGCTTGCTGCCGTCATCGGAAGTGGTCTCGAATTTATAACTACCGGTCACTGGGATAGTGATATAGCCCTGCCACTGAATGGCGTAGTTGACATCCTGTGTTCGTACAGAGAGGTCCGGTGTGGCGGAGATGCCTGTTTTAACAGGTGTCAGAGTGCTGAAGTTAGGCAGGGTGCTGAAAGTACCGTTATAGTATTTGTAGTTTAATCCTTTCTGAACAGTACTTGCAGTCACCTGGTTGCTGGCATTGGACACGTTGCCGGTAAGGTCGCGGGCTTTTACTGTAAAGGCGTACATGGTCCTGGCAGACAGGCCGCTTACGAGGAAGGTCGTCTGATCGCTGTTGACCGTGTATGACTTGGCGCCGTTCACATAGATATCGTATTTGTCTACGCCCACATCATCTGTAGATGGTGACCAGGACAGTGACACAGAAGAGGAGGTAGAGCCGGTGATGGTCAGGTTGGTGGGAGCGGTAGGAGGCTGGCTGTCCACCATGGTGGTGGCATTCACCTCGGCGCTCACCGGTGCGGCGCCGTTGTTGTTAACGGGCCGTATGATATAGTAATACTTTGTGTTCGGATTTAAATTGTTGTCGGTATAAGTCACCACATCCGCATCTACTTTAGCGATCAGCGTATAGCCGGTACCGGGAGTGATGGTGCGGTATACTTCAAAGGCCGTTTCATTGTAGGCAGGGTTAGGCTTGTCGCTCCAGTTGAGCGTGATCTGTGTCCTGGAGGCGGCGGTAGCCTGGAGCGCGGAGATAGCATCCGGTACGTTGGTGCCATTGGCGGCCACTACGCGGAAAGGATCAGAGAAATCACTGGAACAGCCGTATTGCTCTGTTACTTTCACTACATAATCACCGGCTTGTCTGGCGGCGAAAGTATTGTTGGTGCCAAGAGTGGTATTGTCGGTCGATTTTTTCCAGAGATAGCTGGCGTATCCGGCGGGCACCTGTAGTACTACGCTGTCCTTGCCTTCCGGTGTGGGGATCACGTTGCTCATAAGGCCTGCTATCTGTATAGCGGGACTGATAGTGGCTGTCTTGATTTTGATCACTACAGGGGTATGGGACCAGTCGGACCAGGTAGTGCCGTTGTACACCCTGGCGTCATAGGTACCGATCCCGGTAACGGTCAGCGTATTGGAGGTGGCGCCGGTAATAAGGTTGCCGTCCTTGCGCCATTCATAATTGTTGAAGCCCGCGGTCAGTCCCAGTGTTACGTTGATGGGATCGTTCACACAAAATTCAGTCCTGCCAAAAAGCGGCCAGGGGTTTGACTTATAGATGGCGTTGACGAAGTCGAAATAACCAGGGTACTGCCAGGCATTGTACCAAACGCCATGGCCCTGGCCATCAAAGATTTTCAGTTTGACGTTGGCGCCTGCGGCGATGGCCTGATTGTAGACAGATTGTGCGATCTGTGGAGGAGGATTGACGTCGGCCCCTCCCTGGAACCACCAGATGGGCGTGTATTTCCAGGTGTTGATGGTGTTGGCCAGATCGCTGGTGGCCGCGCTGATAGGCGTGGAACCGGCTACCAGTTTGGGATAGCGTTGGATAAAGTCCCAGGTGGCGTTACCGCCGCCGGAAAGACCATGAACAAAAATACGGTATGGGTCAACATGAAGCTGTGGGATGAAATATTTGTTCAACAGGTCCACTATATAATCATAGTAGCTGGGACCGAAGTACCCTGAAAGGTTCTGGGGATAGAACAGGAAAGCATCTGTAGTGCCGTTGTCTACAGCATTCATGAACAGTTCTCCGCCGTGGTACAACTGATATTCATTGTCATAGATCGTTCCCTTTTCTCCGATGCCGTGGAAGAAAATGATAATGGGATACGTTTTGGCGGGGTCATAATTTTTCGGCCATTTCAGGCGGAACTGCATACCGTTGTAGATGTATGCTTTGTAAGACGTGGAGGTAAAGCTTACCCGCTTTGTTCTTACCCACTTGCCTACCTGGTTCCAGGCGGGCTGGGTGGGCGGAGCGGACGCATTATAGTCCACTACCGGATCATTGGGGTCGAGGACGCCTGTTTGCGCCATCAGGAACTGCATGCTGATAAGCATGAACAGTGTAATCAGAGAGTAGATTTTTCTCATATATACCCATTAAGTATTAGGAACATCGATTAGCTATACGCATCCGGAAACGGACGTGCATAATGTTAGTTGGCTTCGCAGGGGACTGGTCAAAAAAATTAACGGAGTAATTACAAGGCAACCTTTGGTTTAAATGTTGCGACAGTAAATAAACCTTTACGGTTTCAGCAGAGGAGATGGTAAATCACATTAAAGCCTGGGCATTCACACATTGACATAGTAGTTTATCCCAGTAGATGTTTCAATCGGCCCGCAAAATAGAAAATAATGCACATTCTTCGGGGAATAAATTCGTGAATACCATAAAACAATCGGTGAAGTACAAGAAAACGGCCTTGAATGAAAAAGTACATTCAAGGCCGTTACAGTTGACAAAAAAATAAATTATATATTATGACAATGCAATCAGCATCCCACAAAATACTTGCTTTTATCGCCCAGGACTTTTTTGGCGATTTTCAGGGCGGCGACTGAGCACATCATCACAAAGAAGAAAGAGAGCGTCCAGGTGAGCAGGTTGCCGGGAATTTCGTCATGCATGAGTTTCATGCTCACTCCTCTCAGGAACAACACAAAGAAATAGTGCACGAAATAGAGGCCAAAGCTCAATACGGCCAGGGTGTCTACCCATTTGGGCACATATTTTTCAAAGCGCCATAACCAATAAATATAGAAGGGGCAGAAGAGCACCTTATGCGTAAAGTCAAACCGGTCGTATAGCCATTCGGGCACGAAGTAATTGGCGATAATAAAGGCAAGGGGCAGCACGGTGATGAGCAACACGTTTCTTTTGGCGAATTCGAGAAACTCATCTTTATAACGACTGAGGAACATCCCGAAGACATAGACAGACAGGAAGTGTACGGCCATCACGAGGGTATCGCTCAACACACTTCTTTTTATCACCAGGGAGATAATAAACAGCGGGACCAATAGATAGTACCACTTTGGATGACGGTCCATGTATATCAGCAGGGGAGCGATGAGATAATAGAGCGAAATCATCGGGATAAACCACAGTTGCTGCAGGTGCGCGCCGTGCAGCAGATAATAGCCTGCCTGTTCCCAGCGGGGCCAGGTGGCGAAATCGGGATGCAGGTCTGTGGTAAAGCCGGGCACGTCCAGCGTATACAGGCGGTAGACGATCACTGGCAACGACAGGATCAGATAAGGAGATATAACGTTCTGGAACTTCTTTTTCAGATAATCCCGGTACTCAAATTTGTGCGACAGGTGCTGGAACAGATAACCCGCAATAAACAGGAAGAGGATAGTGGAGTTCTGCCAGATAAGGTCCAGTATCCGGTGGATAACAGAATTGTCCGGCCACCGTACCAGAATGTGCGCGGCCACCACATAGATGATGGCGATGCCTCTGAAATGGTGGATGTAGCCGATAAATTTCTTTTTGGGTTTATTGACAGCGGTTTCGTCCGCCACAGATGTTGTTGCCATATCAGTTCCTGTTTAGAGCGTTTGTGTACTTCTTTGGGCCTTGTCCCATGCGGCCGATTGTTTTTTGGCGATATACCGGAAGAAACCCTGGTATACTGCGATGTTCATGAAAAGAAAATAGAATGGGATATAAAACAGTTTTGATTTACGATGTGCTTTGGCTTGCTGATAACCGGTGAGCGCGGCGAGGTAAAAGCAGAGCTGTCCGGCCAGTACCACCTGGTACAATAGTCCGGCGCCGGCCCATACCAATATGATGTTGCTGATCAGCAGCAGCGGAAGGCTCAGGGGGCTGAGTGTCCAGCGCAATACGCGGTGCGAAATATATTGAAACGACAGCAGCGGGTAACGGAATATATTGAGCAGCGGGCGGAGCATCACGATGGACTGGAAGCCGCCGGCGCTGATCCTGACTTTTCGTTTATGTTCTTCTTCCATGGAAGAAGAGGGCGTCTCCATCGCATAGGCGTCAGGCGCATAGGCTATGCGGTAGCCGGCCATATTGATCCGGAGGGAGATGATAAAGTCATCGAGAATGACTTCTTCTTCTACTGGCGCATACAGGGCGGTACGGATGGAGAATAGTTCCCCGGCGGCGCCTACCACGCTGTACAGTTCTGCGTCCATCTTTTTCAGGAAGGACTCATATTTCCAGTAGATGCCTTCTGTGGCGGCAGCCCCGGCCACGCCGCCGGCTATTACTTTTTTCTCGCCGGCCACGCCGCCGGTATGTTCGTCGGCATAGTGCTTCACGATATGCTTTACAGCGCCCGGGTTGAGCAGTGTGTTGGCGTCGCAGAAGATCACCACAGGATGCTGTACCTGTTTCATGGCCCGGTTGATCGCGGCTGTTTTGCCATGCCGCTGCGGCTGGTGCAGGAGTGTGACGGAAGG
This sequence is a window from Chitinophaga varians. Protein-coding genes within it:
- a CDS encoding glycosyltransferase family 2 protein; translation: MMITVYLIFFTAFFILFYNYIGYGMLLYGLIKMKRLFRPEKGPAAPFEPPVSLVIAAYNEAGFIEQKIINTLQLDYPSEKLEIIFVTDGSTDETPAIIARHPSVTLLHQPQRHGKTAAINRAMKQVQHPVVIFCDANTLLNPGAVKHIVKHYADEHTGGVAGEKKVIAGGVAGAAATEGIYWKYESFLKKMDAELYSVVGAAGELFSIRTALYAPVEEEVILDDFIISLRINMAGYRIAYAPDAYAMETPSSSMEEEHKRKVRISAGGFQSIVMLRPLLNIFRYPLLSFQYISHRVLRWTLSPLSLPLLLISNIILVWAGAGLLYQVVLAGQLCFYLAALTGYQQAKAHRKSKLFYIPFYFLFMNIAVYQGFFRYIAKKQSAAWDKAQRSTQTL
- a CDS encoding acyltransferase family protein, with the protein product MATTSVADETAVNKPKKKFIGYIHHFRGIAIIYVVAAHILVRWPDNSVIHRILDLIWQNSTILFLFIAGYLFQHLSHKFEYRDYLKKKFQNVISPYLILSLPVIVYRLYTLDVPGFTTDLHPDFATWPRWEQAGYYLLHGAHLQQLWFIPMISLYYLIAPLLIYMDRHPKWYYLLVPLFIISLVIKRSVLSDTLVMAVHFLSVYVFGMFLSRYKDEFLEFAKRNVLLITVLPLAFIIANYFVPEWLYDRFDFTHKVLFCPFYIYWLWRFEKYVPKWVDTLAVLSFGLYFVHYFFVLFLRGVSMKLMHDEIPGNLLTWTLSFFFVMMCSVAALKIAKKVLGDKSKYFVGC
- a CDS encoding fibronectin type III domain-containing protein; translated protein: MRKIYSLITLFMLISMQFLMAQTGVLDPNDPVVDYNASAPPTQPAWNQVGKWVRTKRVSFTSTSYKAYIYNGMQFRLKWPKNYDPAKTYPIIIFFHGIGEKGTIYDNEYQLYHGGELFMNAVDNGTTDAFLFYPQNLSGYFGPSYYDYIVDLLNKYFIPQLHVDPYRIFVHGLSGGGNATWDFIQRYPKLVAGSTPISAATSDLANTINTWKYTPIWWFQGGADVNPPPQIAQSVYNQAIAAGANVKLKIFDGQGHGVWYNAWQYPGYFDFVNAIYKSNPWPLFGRTEFCVNDPINVTLGLTAGFNNYEWRKDGNLITGATSNTLTVTGIGTYDARVYNGTTWSDWSHTPVVIKIKTATISPAIQIAGLMSNVIPTPEGKDSVVLQVPAGYASYLWKKSTDNTTLGTNNTFAARQAGDYVVKVTEQYGCSSDFSDPFRVVAANGTNVPDAISALQATAASRTQITLNWSDKPNPAYNETAFEVYRTITPGTGYTLIAKVDADVVTYTDNNLNPNTKYYYIIRPVNNNGAAPVSAEVNATTMVDSQPPTAPTNLTITGSTSSSVSLSWSPSTDDVGVDKYDIYVNGAKSYTVNSDQTTFLVSGLSARTMYAFTVKARDLTGNVSNASNQVTASTVQKGLNYKYYNGTFSTLPNFSTLTPVKTGISATPDLSVRTQDVNYAIQWQGYITIPVTGSYKFETTSDDGSKLLIGNTTVVNNDGLHGSTTVTGTISLNKGSYPITISFFQQGGSAAMQVFWSSTAAGISRTEIPASAYADTMTIANPPAPATNVKAMAVSFNKINVTWTDNSSDETGFEIYRSESQVGPFQIIATTKANVTAYTDSLLAPQTTYYYQVQPISRNGNGGSSLSDISGLRYDYYEAPSYSTLPAFTETPVKSGITSAVTLDMRNRDANYAIKYSGYINIPTAGQYTFYTASDDGSRLYIDGFGTTYQLVNNNYVQGTTERASSKKTLTAGKHLFYVTYFQGTGGQELHASWAGPGIAKQEIPASAFENTNIKATTLALPAKPAAPSGLNATAVSPNTINLKWNDNSANETGFDIYRSANTNNNYVLLTTIGRSDSAYAVYSDTALTANTTFFYKVKAKNEGGISDFSNEATAVTLNTVPVFAALADKKMRFDAQLNVPINATDADGDVLTITTANLPAFGALAVAGNGTGNITFTPTIADLGSYPIQVTVADGHGGTVTRSFTLIVENNYPPVLSNISNVALAEKGSNTINITATDANTSDVLTWNVTNLPAFATLTTNGGNATIALAPTYGDNGSYPVTVTISDGNGGSDTKTFTINVTAVNPNYKLSINFTEGSYVAASPWNNTNKKPALNDVFANLIDQSARNTGISMTVMTPWQNINGGTNTNNQGYNSGSNSGVFPDNAMTSSWWTTTDKQTLKFSGLDTNYNYTFTFYGSRIGVSDPRIAAYTINGNTVTLNASGNTGNTVTLNNMKAAADSTLNLDIAATGGTGYAYINAMTIDAVYNDGKPPAKPGNLTARSIANGVRLNWTDRAFNETAYEIYRATAQTGPFQQLTPNAAANDTAYTDPNVSGGTTYYYVVRAINSLGGSPSDTVSIALPNMPPVIDNIADISMKTDAVQQVNIHATDDPSDVITISATGLPAFATLQNTGNGTAVLNLTPGAANIGIYNITINAQDNKGAQSSRTFKVQVTDKNTTSIFVNYNRLEPAPAPWNNFNSAPFANAAVTNIKDETGAATTISVTLLDALTGDNNVGAVTGSNTGVFPDVVMHTFYYDQSGTAKRLRISGLSATLKYNLVFFGSRDAVSDNRNTIYAAGGQSVTLNAASNTQNTVQINGLSPDASGNIDFTIQQPSGSFAAYLGAMVIQSYVDNGIPLAPANLATGAQTTNSIQLTWADKSSNETGFEIWRSTDRNGTFSKIATTAANVTSYTNTGLASNTLYFYKVRAITATQQSDYSNIAAGGTLAYGVYINFNTVNPAPAPWNNTNALPFLNQTMNNPKDDAGNPTSFSWTIVDNFTGTNPAGKQTGNNSGVYPDLVMAESYYVEPGDTAKMLFTGLDQSKEYSFTFFASRASGGTRIGGYSINGRTVTLDANDNTTNTVTLDHLSPDQNGQMLLTIYVVNAYGYLNALVIKAYPKEVTQTLAKLGGTNTMATAPKGSISTGNNTTGSNTTDVTLSQVYPNPFTSFVNVGLTQNGKGSTRMALKLLDLNGRIVNMKDLGLVAPGSYQFRMDITGRELTPGIYILQVVADNQTVKTVKLVKQ